In Halictus rubicundus isolate RS-2024b chromosome 1, iyHalRubi1_principal, whole genome shotgun sequence, the sequence GGGCTTGCTGGAGAACTGGCTCTCTATCTGATCCAGACTTCGGCCTCTGGTTTCCGGCAGGATGAACACGGCGAACAAAGTCCCCAGGGTGCTGGCGACAGCGAATGTCCACATGACGACCTCGATGCCTAGGGATCGCAGGTCCGGGTACAGTTTGATGGTGCCGAACGTCAGCAGCTGGGCCAAGCTAGTCGTAATGCCTCCGAGAGGTCCTCTGAACCTGAGAGGATACAGCTCCGAGGTCATCACCCAAGGCAGCGTGAGGAATCCCAACATCGAGGATCCCACGTGGCCTCCGATGCAAACCAAGGAAACGATCGACGGAAGCTTGAACCTGCGAAGGAAATCGCGTTGGCAAGATGTTAGATGGGTGTCAAGGCGAGAAAACGTTCTACTGATCTACATATCGATCAGGATAGGGGATGTCCGTGGAGCAGCTCTGTGAATCAGGGCTCCATTCTCTCAGGATTATGATTTTTCATGTCTATGCATTAGTCATTACCGTCTACGATGTCTTCCGGTTTAGACGGGCGACATTGACCGATCTACGGGAATCTTTCATGGTTACGTCGAGCGGACTTGGGAGATACGGATCAACCGAGAGACGGAAGCATCTTCGCAGAGATTAGGGGATCTCGAACGAGCTTTTAGAATGGATGATGGAAGAAATCCGATTTTCCGAAGTCCTAATGGAACGGTGCTCGCTTAAGGTAACTCGATTAGCGACTGCTATTTCGAGCTTGCGCGTTTAATTAAACTCCCAATTAAATAATAATGCGTACCTGAAGGTCAGAGCGACGCCTACGGCAGAGACCGCCATTCCTATGCCGCTGATGAAGGCCAGCACTTTCCTACCGAAGCTGTTGGCCAGGCCAGCGCCGGCGATCGAGGCGAACAATCTGATCACGCCGATGCCAACGCTGGCTGTGTACTCGTTCACGTCGATGTTGAGGCCGATGTCTTCCAGAACGTTCACAGCGTAGAACAGGATTATATAGATCCCGGACATCTGCTGGAGCGCGAAGAACACCAGCAGGATGAGGAACGGCTTCCAAACGCTGGGCATGTGGAGAGCTTTGATCAGGCtgctctccttcttcttctctcgtTTCAGGTTCGTCTCGCAGAGCTCCTCGTACTCTTTGTCGGTGCTAGAGCCAGGTCCTCGAAGCCACAGCAGGGACTCTTTTGCTTCATCGTTTCGTCCCCTGGCCACCAGCCATCCTGGCGTTTCCGGGATCATGCTGGAACAGGAAGAATGATCAAGTTGAAACGCTTCGAGTGCATGTTTTTTCTGTTTAACGTCTCATTATGTTAATGCTTGCTTTTTGGAGAGATTGTTGGGATAGTAATTACCGAGTCAGTGCCAACGAGAGGATCGCAGGCCCGATGCTAATCGCAGCAGCTTTCTCCCACGTGGTGAACGCTCCCAGGGTATAGACCATCAGGACACCCAGAGAAACCAGCACCGGGCCGCAGCTTCCCAGCCAGGCCCTTTGGTTCGGCGCTGCTGTCTGAACAAAGCGATTTGTTGTTTAAATATCGGAGTTTAATCCTTGCCCCGTGGTTACGAGCTTCTAAGGTTATGAGGGCTTCTATAAGGTCCTAGTAATGAGGTCCTAGGACACGATGTGTCATCCGTTTTTGCTTAACACTTGAAAGCCGAGATTGCTAGAGTTATGAAACTTTTTCATGAAGTCTCGCCAAGATAAATGTCTTAGCAAGGTTTGTGTAACGACCAGATGCTAAACCAGTATTGTAACAGTTAACGCTTAGTAACATAGTAAAACGAGTCCCCTCGAGCAATTCTAACAGGCTTTTCCGTTAACATTAAGCAAACTACAATGTTGCAGGAAAATCTCGCGTTTAACGTAAACTACATATTTACACCGGCTTTGCTACCCGCGTTAGCGTCAATTATTGCCTATCGAGTTCTAGCGATCTTCAGACCTTCGATAAGCTAAAAATACCTCAAAGACACAATTTGCGCGTGCACACTTGCGAATTGCGCGCTTATTGCGTGCACATTGTGCGTCGCGCGATAAGCGTTGTGCAC encodes:
- the LOC143359976 gene encoding trehalose transporter 1-like protein isoform X2, which codes for MHRGMILRILRRIIGPLIRGSSKVFAGLAAHSGQISVGLGQGFSAILLPQLQQSNFASTSERSWIASLGVVSNPLGSLMAGLCAEWFGRRSAIALASLPHAAGWLLIALSTNVPMLYVGRFVSGIGMGMANGLYLYVSETAAPNQRAWLGSCGPVLVSLGVLMVYTLGAFTTWEKAAAISIGPAILSLALTRMIPETPGWLVARGRNDEAKESLLWLRGPGSSTDKEYEELCETNLKREKKKESSLIKALHMPSVWKPFLILLVFFALQQMSGIYIILFYAVNVLEDIGLNIDVNEYTASVGIGVIRLFASIAGAGLANSFGRKVLAFISGIGMAVSAVGVALTFRFKLPSIVSLVCIGGHVGSSMLGFLTLPWVMTSELYPLRFRGPLGGITTSLAQLLTFGTIKLYPDLRSLGIEVVMWTFAVASTLGTLFAVFILPETRGRSLDQIESQFSSKPEWNNDDQTLHTVSTHSRNITLEKFESLSEEKHPNIVSNVYAYDNLCLDLSPNDTEKSKKDLTSGSDTKSDVVHTISLQHVYI
- the LOC143359976 gene encoding facilitated trehalose transporter Tret1 isoform X3, encoding MITRAKLWWKLLHSGEQKGVFAGLAAHSGQISVGLGQGFSAILLPQLQQSNFASTSERSWIASLGVVSNPLGSLMAGLCAEWFGRRSAIALASLPHAAGWLLIALSTNVPMLYVGRFVSGIGMGMANGLYLYVSETAAPNQRAWLGSCGPVLVSLGVLMVYTLGAFTTWEKAAAISIGPAILSLALTRMIPETPGWLVARGRNDEAKESLLWLRGPGSSTDKEYEELCETNLKREKKKESSLIKALHMPSVWKPFLILLVFFALQQMSGIYIILFYAVNVLEDIGLNIDVNEYTASVGIGVIRLFASIAGAGLANSFGRKVLAFISGIGMAVSAVGVALTFRFKLPSIVSLVCIGGHVGSSMLGFLTLPWVMTSELYPLRFRGPLGGITTSLAQLLTFGTIKLYPDLRSLGIEVVMWTFAVASTLGTLFAVFILPETRGRSLDQIESQFSSKPEWNNDDQTLHTVSTHSRNITLEKFESLSEEKHPNIVSNVYAYDNLCLDLSPNDTEKSKKDLTSGSDTKSDVVHTISLQHVYI
- the LOC143359976 gene encoding facilitated trehalose transporter Tret1 isoform X1 gives rise to the protein MIQEKMDPRNSESRTSTVSPARIEENATGCIRCKSVFAGLAAHSGQISVGLGQGFSAILLPQLQQSNFASTSERSWIASLGVVSNPLGSLMAGLCAEWFGRRSAIALASLPHAAGWLLIALSTNVPMLYVGRFVSGIGMGMANGLYLYVSETAAPNQRAWLGSCGPVLVSLGVLMVYTLGAFTTWEKAAAISIGPAILSLALTRMIPETPGWLVARGRNDEAKESLLWLRGPGSSTDKEYEELCETNLKREKKKESSLIKALHMPSVWKPFLILLVFFALQQMSGIYIILFYAVNVLEDIGLNIDVNEYTASVGIGVIRLFASIAGAGLANSFGRKVLAFISGIGMAVSAVGVALTFRFKLPSIVSLVCIGGHVGSSMLGFLTLPWVMTSELYPLRFRGPLGGITTSLAQLLTFGTIKLYPDLRSLGIEVVMWTFAVASTLGTLFAVFILPETRGRSLDQIESQFSSKPEWNNDDQTLHTVSTHSRNITLEKFESLSEEKHPNIVSNVYAYDNLCLDLSPNDTEKSKKDLTSGSDTKSDVVHTISLQHVYI